The proteins below come from a single candidate division KSB1 bacterium genomic window:
- a CDS encoding HAD family hydrolase, whose amino-acid sequence MRTTEYDEIEVINPGRLGLPIRHALFDFDGTLSLLRQGWQEVMVPLMVEVLMETPCHEPPPELERFVRHVVTVTTGQQTIFQMMRLAEEVKKRGGNPEPPGVYKKEYLARLWERIKGRVEAVKSGKVPAEQMMVPGAVQMLEALKAHGVRCYLASGTDEVDVRDEARALGIIDYFDAIHGAQDDRLEDAKMVAIHAIFSEQHVQGTELVTFGDGYVEIEDTKRVGGLAVGVASDEVRRAGTDQRKRQVLIAAGADIIIPDFRAAQALTALLFGEE is encoded by the coding sequence ATGCGCACAACCGAGTACGACGAGATCGAAGTGATTAACCCGGGGCGGCTGGGGCTCCCAATCCGGCACGCGCTTTTTGACTTTGACGGAACCCTCTCGCTACTGCGCCAGGGGTGGCAAGAGGTGATGGTGCCACTCATGGTGGAGGTGCTCATGGAAACACCATGCCACGAGCCGCCGCCGGAACTGGAACGCTTTGTCCGCCATGTGGTCACTGTGACTACCGGCCAGCAGACAATTTTCCAGATGATGCGCTTGGCGGAGGAGGTGAAAAAGCGCGGTGGAAACCCTGAGCCTCCAGGCGTGTACAAGAAAGAGTACCTAGCGCGACTCTGGGAACGCATCAAAGGACGGGTCGAAGCGGTCAAGAGCGGGAAAGTACCGGCAGAACAGATGATGGTGCCCGGTGCAGTACAGATGCTGGAGGCACTGAAGGCGCACGGCGTGCGCTGCTACCTAGCCTCTGGCACGGACGAGGTGGACGTCAGGGACGAGGCGCGGGCGTTAGGCATCATCGACTACTTTGATGCCATCCACGGCGCCCAAGACGATCGGCTCGAGGACGCCAAGATGGTAGCCATTCATGCTATCTTTTCCGAACAACACGTGCAGGGCACAGAGCTTGTCACGTTTGGGGACGGCTATGTGGAAATTGAGGACACAAAGAGGGTTGGTGGATTAGCGGTGGGTGTGGCCTCCGACGAGGTGAGGCGCGCCGGCACTGACCAGCGGAAGCGCCAGGTGCTCATCGCGGCCGGTGCAGACATCATCATCCCTGATTTTCGCGCCGCCCAGGCCCTGACAGCGCTTCTCTTTGGCGAGGAGTAG
- a CDS encoding nitroreductase family protein: MEFSQLVRARYSVRAYKSVPVEEEKLAAILEAARLAPTAANRQPFAVVVVKTREREEELHRIYKAPWFTQAPLVIAMCTVPDKAWTRRDGKNYADVDATIAMDHLVLAAADLGLGTCWVAAFDPVAAREVLRLPEGVEPLAFTPLGYPDDRPGPKSRKPLSELVHYDRW, from the coding sequence ATGGAGTTTTCGCAACTTGTCCGGGCGCGCTATAGCGTACGGGCCTACAAGAGCGTTCCCGTGGAGGAGGAGAAGCTGGCAGCGATCCTTGAGGCGGCGCGTCTGGCACCTACAGCCGCCAATCGCCAGCCCTTTGCTGTAGTTGTTGTAAAGACCAGAGAACGGGAAGAAGAGCTGCACAGGATCTACAAGGCGCCCTGGTTCACCCAGGCCCCGCTGGTAATTGCGATGTGCACTGTGCCGGACAAGGCCTGGACGCGTCGCGACGGGAAGAACTATGCCGACGTGGATGCCACGATCGCTATGGACCACCTTGTATTGGCAGCGGCCGACCTGGGCTTGGGCACCTGTTGGGTTGCCGCCTTTGATCCAGTAGCCGCGCGCGAAGTGTTGCGGCTGCCCGAGGGGGTCGAGCCGCTGGCGTTCACGCCACTCGGCTACCCCGACGATCGGCCAGGCCCCAAGAGCCGCAAACCCCTCTCCGAGCTTGTGCACTACGACCGATGGTAG
- a CDS encoding glycyl-radical enzyme activating protein gives MVFNIQRYCIHDGPGIRTTVFLKGCPLRCFWCHNPEGLKRRAEILYHPTRCLGCGACVQACPQGAHSLHQGQHRFHRAACKGCGECAAACPTQALVLCGQQMTDAEVVEVVLRDRVFYATSQGGVTISGGEPLYQASFAAAILKACKEEGLHTALDTSAAGTWEQMCPLLPVTDLVILDVKHVDEEKHRYATGRGCRAILNMTERLMQTDTPLLIRVPVVPGFNDSEQEMGAICDVLRELARRNPHRAPGSPAQVKVELVPLHKMAAEKYKALGMRYRAVQLAPPSSETMTRLRQVVRSHGLAEAS, from the coding sequence ATGGTGTTCAACATTCAGCGCTATTGCATCCACGATGGGCCAGGAATTCGGACCACAGTATTCCTGAAGGGGTGCCCACTGCGTTGTTTCTGGTGCCATAATCCCGAGGGGCTGAAACGACGCGCCGAGATACTGTACCACCCCACGCGATGTTTGGGGTGCGGCGCGTGTGTTCAGGCTTGCCCGCAGGGGGCGCATTCTCTGCACCAAGGGCAGCACCGTTTTCATCGTGCCGCATGCAAGGGATGTGGCGAATGTGCTGCGGCTTGTCCAACGCAGGCGCTCGTCCTGTGTGGGCAGCAGATGACCGACGCCGAGGTTGTCGAGGTGGTTCTGCGGGACCGCGTGTTCTACGCGACATCCCAAGGTGGGGTAACCATATCCGGCGGCGAGCCGCTGTACCAGGCCTCCTTTGCCGCCGCCATTCTCAAGGCCTGCAAGGAGGAGGGCCTGCATACGGCCCTGGACACGTCCGCAGCCGGAACATGGGAACAGATGTGCCCGCTGCTCCCGGTGACTGACCTGGTCATATTGGACGTGAAGCACGTTGATGAGGAGAAGCATCGTTACGCGACGGGCCGCGGCTGCCGTGCGATCCTGAACATGACTGAGCGATTGATGCAGACGGACACTCCGCTGCTCATCCGCGTGCCGGTGGTGCCCGGCTTCAACGACAGTGAGCAGGAGATGGGGGCAATTTGTGATGTGCTGCGGGAGCTGGCGCGGAGGAACCCTCATCGAGCTCCTGGGAGCCCGGCTCAGGTGAAGGTGGAGCTGGTGCCTTTGCACAAGATGGCGGCAGAAAAATACAAGGCGCTGGGGATGCGGTACCGCGCGGTGCAGTTGGCGCCCCCTTCGAGCGAGACGATGACCCGCTTGCGCCAGGTCGTGAGGTCCCATGGCCTTGCCGAGGCCTCGTAG